GATCCAGTTCAAAATTATGAGCGACGACACTCGACTGGAGGCGACGCCATTGATGTCGCGCAGCAAAGAGCTGACATGCAATCGGAGGAGGCCGACTCGGAGGCCCATGAACACAATGGCCACGCACATGGCCACGATAGTGCCaacggcaatggcaatggctcTCGCATTGAGAGTTCGGACCTGATAGGTTCAGCAGTGGAAGATCACGACTCGATAAGCGAGACCAATCCCGACTTTGATATACAAGTGCACACGCCCGAGGTGTTCTTGTTTGATTACGGTGTGGTGGTAATATGGGGAATGTCCGAAGCCCAAGAGGCTCGATTCCTCAAAGAGATTGCCAAATTTGAGACTGAGAAGCTTGCGCCTGATGACGTCGAGACAGAGCTGTTCAACTTCTATTACACTAAGGACTACCAGGCTCGCATTTACAACGATTTCATTACCCTCCGCGACAAGAACAACTACATGACAAAGCTAGCCATTTCTCATGCTTTAGCGCAGAGTGTCAAGGTTTGTGAATTTGTTATTCTGGACAGTGTCAGATATGCTAACCATCTTAGACTTCACTTTTCGAGGAGTTGATCGCATCAACAGTCGATACATGCAAAGATATCCCCACGCAAATAGCCACGACAGGAAAGATCGCACTTAGTAGGTCGCAGATTAATATGCAGATCGGAGAGCTGTTTATTCTACGTATCAACATTCATCTCAATGGCTCGGTTCTCGACACGCCCGAGCTCTTCTGGGTAGAGCCACAGCTGGAGCCCGTCTACCAAGCCGTCAGAAGCTATCTAGAGATGGACCAGCGTGTCGGTCTCTTAACAGAACGACTCGATGTTATAGCAGACTTGTTGGCTGTGCTAAAAGGAGAGCTAAGTCATGGCCACGGCGAGAAACTTGAATGGATCGGTAAGTTCACAGTGTCCCTGTTTGAATTGGTCTAGCTAACCGCATCCTCAGTAATTGTGCTGATCGCAGCCGAGATTCTCGTTGCCGCTGTTAACATTGTGGTGGATTTATACGTTGGAGAATAAGTCTATCCATCCAGACTATTTCCTCCTTTCCTCTATTTTATTTAAGCGTTAGTAGTTTGGTaatctcgagcttctgcATTTCAGTTTGATATGGGAATTTAGACCCAGGCAAATCGCAAGGGACTGGGAGTATTGGTGCAAAATATTCAAAGTATTAGATAGATGAGCTTCGCAGCAAGATTCAAACGCGCGAAGAAGTTGTTTCTTACTTGAATTCTATGCTGTTGATCCTTTCTCAGAACTGgttgtctcttcttttgatgcGAAAAGACCACCATAAAACTAGTACATTACAATCAATGGTCCTTGCCATGACCTGGGACCTAGGAAATTGTATACCCACCAAAACGCCCCCTTAGACAAATACATTTCGTGCTGTTTATTCCTCTGCCTTCTCGCCAGCCTGAGTATCCTGGTCCTCAGTGTCATCGCccatctcgacatcctcgtcaacgGCTGCAGGCTTGTCTTCGGTGGGCTtgtcttccttcttgtcagGTACGGGGGtcttctttgcttcggcGTTCTTAATCTCTTCAAATCTCGCCTCGTATTCTTCCTTATCATTATCAGGGAGTTCCTTCCAGAGTTGAGCTagttcatcatcgacgtTCATGTTTCCGTCGCCGTCCTTGTCCTTATTTTCAAGATCGGACCGTTTGTCCTCGCAGAATAGCCAGAAAGCGCTGGCAGGTTTCTTGTCATCATTCGCAGACACACCATTGGCATGCTCTTGCTTGGACTGGCTTTCGGGTGGGTGTGAGAACGTATCGGATGTAGGAGAGCCAGCAGCGTTGGCAAACGATGCACCAGCTGATGTCTTTGCGTCGGCATCGGGCATCATGGACTTTCGATGGCCCCTCTTCGTACGCAGAGGCTTATCTTTTGGCTTCTGGTGGTTAGCAACTAACTCACTGGGTGTACTGAATTGGTAGTCCTAATCCAAGCGCAAAAGCATCAACATTGAACCGGGCGCcgtgaagaagagaggcgcGGCAGGCCGGGATAGAAGCATTGCCAGGCGTAGTGGGAGGGGGCGATGTGGTCAGGAAATGGGGGTATACATACTGTAGGAGGAGGACTAGGGCTGCCATCGGAGTCTTCGACGTTTGCGCTTGTGCGCTTCGCGAGTTGTTCAAGCAAGAAGGCGCGCTCTACTCGCATCTTCTCGACCTGGCGTTTTATGCGCGCGAGGCGAAGACGAGCGGCATCGTTGGCCTCTTCAACCTCGTTTGTGCGGTTCTTGAGCTGGACGCATTTTCGTCGATAGGCTTCCTCGACAGACGGAGGAAGAGTTGAAGGGATTGCTGTTGAACGAGGAGGCGGGTCAGCCGAGGGTGCCTTGCGTTTAATGGTTAAGGTCATGCTGGATGGTTGATGTTTTGGAAGCGGCAGCAATGAAGAGGTTGACGCTGAGGTTGAAGACGATGTGCgcgacaaagaagaaagcgCGTGAAGATTGTgtgttggtattggtggtggtggtggtggtgcaaGGGATATGCTTCCGCCTCAATTGTAGGTGTTGAAGTTGCAGGTGTGCAGCTACAGCAAGCCATACCAACAGAAGGAACCCACCACGATCCATCTCATCTAAGAACACTGACACTGGCATTGATTACCATTAATAGCCACAAACTTACCTGGCATGATTGATGCTATTTGCAGTAGattttcttcaacaaaaaCAGCTTTTGACCTAAGATCCAAGAATTGATCGATATTAAAGTTGGCGTGATTGTTGATGTGCGCAAGTCGACCGCCGTGACTGAATCGTCAGATGCCTCGTTGTAGCGACTACTGATGGGAATATGGCTTATATAGTCGCAAAGATAGAGAGTTAAATGtaataaaataaacaagTGTcgcaagaacaacaaagtTATGCAGCCGGCAGCAAGTGTTGGGATTGGATaaaatgagatgagatgcaaCCTACGGATGTCTGAGGTTAAAGCCCGCGTTAATCAGCCATCGCGACAGGAGCCGCGCCCGTCGCTTGGGGGAGGCTCTAGCGATAGGTGCCTGTCACCAACAGAACCTTGGTAGCTTCATGGATCGCACCGACCTAGGTCGTGTCAGGTTCACAGCCACAAGCTACCACTGCAAGGCTGTAAGGGGTTTGTGGCGTTGGTGATTGATTGGGCGGATGGGCCCTGGAAAGGTGCCCCTCAAAACATTGAGCAAGGCTACCTCTGTACTTGTCGTGAGGAAGTGTCAATCAATAATTTCCGCTGACCTCGAAAGGATGGACTCAATACTACCTGATACAAATACCAAGAGCTTCATAGCTCTTAGATTGTTGTACTGATGCATTAATGTCACTTTCTACCTAACTTCCCAAAGTCGAGATCCAAAAACAATAAGGCGGTCCAGGCAGCCGGGTACGTACCTACCCACTAACCCGACCGCCCACACCTGCCTGTGGAAGTTTTTGTGGTGGGACACTGAAGCTAGTGGGCGAAATCTATCTATCAGGagcatcaacctcatctttCAACCAAAGACACCCACTCCTTGCGACGACTCGAATACAACCACATTTCGAGAGCGCAGTGGTATTCAATATGTCTCTCAATATCCCCAACGCCCCCAACGCGGGCCTCTTTAAGCAGGGTTATAACAAGTAagttgtcttgtcttgtcttgcctttgcTCCCCTTCTTATGTTGCTACTTCTGCTTGTGCTGGCAGCTCCCCGCCTCTTTATGTGTCTCTCTCCGTATCACACTTTCATAACCACAGCCTTCTTCACGCACACCAAACTAACAACTATCTTTTCCTCCCTACAGCTACGACTCTGAAGATGGTGCCGTCCTCCGCAACATCGACGCCTGCAGGGCAATTGCGTCCACCGTCCAGACCTCTCTCGGCCCCTATGGCCGCAACAAGGTCGTTATCAACCATCTGCAAAAGATGATTCTTACCTCCGACGCTGCTACCATCCTCAGAGAACTCGAAGTCGTTCATCCCGCCGCCAAGCTCCTT
This is a stretch of genomic DNA from Fusarium graminearum PH-1 chromosome 4, whole genome shotgun sequence. It encodes these proteins:
- a CDS encoding sporulation protein RMD1; translated protein: MDSHTTSSDAAPNESSPLLPTTEHRPKGTRSVTFSDNPVTKTFEPGRQQQFQRAPGHHAVGSASGVAAGPPMLAALNNKLRRRNSQSSVPAVAHLAFGPKIGPQRSTKKTEKLKLLPNPDLDDPEDEESGRDVYSQYTRIKDPAARRDAAKLGKADRDRLPRVTAYCTANRYEMEALMRFLKGRGKTRGAVPKLIDECIYTPYNYASKSVRGRDPVQNYERRHSTGGDAIDVAQQRADMQSEEADSEAHEHNGHAHGHDSANGNGNGSRIESSDLIGSAVEDHDSISETNPDFDIQVHTPEVFLFDYGVVVIWGMSEAQEARFLKEIAKFETEKLAPDDVETELFNFYYTKDYQARIYNDFITLRDKNNYMTKLAISHALAQSVKTSLFEELIASTVDTCKDIPTQIATTGKIALSRSQINMQIGELFILRINIHLNGSVLDTPELFWVEPQLEPVYQAVRSYLEMDQRVGLLTERLDVIADLLAVLKGELSHGHGEKLEWIVIVLIAAEILVAAVNIVVDLYVGE